A window from Drosophila nasuta strain 15112-1781.00 chromosome 3, ASM2355853v1, whole genome shotgun sequence encodes these proteins:
- the LOC132788772 gene encoding Golgi-specific brefeldin A-resistance guanine nucleotide exchange factor 1 isoform X2, with protein MSLPGNGIYVVRGEMATLMTAMRRGTRWNATAYVDEEKDALLKHFIDLKQILNRIEDLRLIEPNVFLAPFLEVIRTADTTGPLTSLALASVNKFLSYGLIDPTTPNLAVIVELIADAVTHARFMGTDQSSDSVTFMRVIEVLHTLIRSPEGAAVSNESMCEVMLSCFKICFEPRLSELLRRSAEQSLKDMVLLFFMRLPQFTEDRSDTVLQKRFTISEAAGAPPEKHKRKTSQSLAVQQKAPTGEEPPQTPQSTLAAPAHLKASILATTPASPAGNILDMQGKITQTPTTTTTAATAQLDAPVDVPAIQVEQSAEPEETADCDDVSSTAVATLTEANSSEYINSVGVRFTQQTSAEDSAALSATLTPYGLPFIQELFRFLIILCNPLDKQNSDSMIHTGLSLLTVAFEVAADNIGKYETLLALVKDDLCRNLISLLTSERLSIFAADLQLCFLLFESLRGHLKFQLEGYLKKLSEIIASDNPKTPYEMRELALDNLLQLWRIPGFVTELYINYDCDLYCTDMFESLTNLLSKYTLSATNAVYSTHIISMDTLISVIDCIERNCAAAKNNASVVQTAASQANVGGSRHSRHNSGLEGIVIDNGEEPVENIASFINSSSQRLRLQSKSMSGDITSEQLVNVKEKKRLLSKGTEWFNQRPDKGIQYLQEHGILHAQLDPMQVALFLRENPGLDKKMIGEYISKKKNVDSKILINFVDSFDFTGLRVDQALRLYLETFRLPGEAPLIFLVLEHFSDHWHNQNKEPFANTDAAFRLAYAIIMLNMDQHNSNAKRLNVPMTLEDFTKNLRGLNGGEDFDQEMLGQIFNGIKNEEIVMPAEQTGLVRENYLWKMLLRRGATHDGHFHYVHDATYDVQIFNIVWGASLSALSFMFDKSTETGYQRTLAGFSKSAAISAHYNLHADFDALILTLCKFTTLLSSVEQHEPVPANNEIQQAVNFGLNAKAQSAMRTVFLLVHGYGDCLRESWKHILDLFLQLFRLKLLPKTLIEVEDFCEPNGKALLILEKPREKQEQSLFSSLYSFISSEGQREPTYEEQDFIKHGRKCIKECQLDQMLQESKFVQLESLQELLKCVLSLIKAPEAPKSSGQAYAEDITVFWMEFLVKIVVHNRDRMIPLWPAVRDKMYQLLHGSAQNGYDYLLNRCIVAVLKLAIYLMRNEELCPIVLQSLKMLLTLKPVLLLRISKQVSIGIYELLKTSAQNIHSEQDWQIIFNLLECVGAGAVPPNFEDALQQQQQQQQTNGHAASDGALSGEEDATGAAVDRGYTSDSELSKATSTVASTSSPSAENWILVNNKDSELTTASRPQSPPSSSTPVASTLVFNCQLLDHAPFALFKCWDSLAFIVRSVAHITPYNFEACVRCIRIFVEACRDGGIRQRRKFESVAKKRNVKKRQDYSRELSGTMSISTGNLTSLADGTDSQQPNAAEQEELAQRYEQLSIQLLDLMYTLYTRTAQIFRWWAEEGCTVPQSSALWTPGWCPLLQGIARLAMDRRREVRTHAISCLQQRALLVHDLQTLSGAEWSSCFQHVLFPLLNELLPESASAAQLDASLLEESRIRTATIMSKMFLQHLTTLIELGGTFNELWLDILGYIERFMKVGSDTLSEQMQEILKNMLLVMHSVRVFHNQDGTLQQALWELTWRRIGEFLPNLKSELFHDEDLVSPAISLDITKVVYDHSMSLPLLPTHNYDLAPFSVCTAKSLDYATQTAELVKRHKKPWARLRFKLKLLKSLAKKIKSNQIN; from the exons ATGTCACTGCCAGGCAACGGTATTTATGTGGTGCGCGGTGAAATGGCCACCTTAATGACGGCCATGCGACGTGGAACACGCTGGAATGCAACAGCCTACGTG GACGAGGAGAAGGATGCGTTACTCAAGCACTTCATCGATCTgaagcaaatattaaatcgCATTGAGGATTTGCGTTTAATTGAGCCAAATGTTTTTCTGGCGCCTTTTCTCGAGGTGATTCGCACAGCGGACACCACAGGGCCATTGACTAGTCTTGCCCTAGCCTCGGTTAACAAATTCCTGTCGTATGGCCTCATTG ATCCCACAACTCCAAATCTGGCTGTGATTGTGGAGCTGATTGCGGACGCTGTCACGCATGCTCGCTTCATGGGCACCGATCAATCGTCGGATAGCGTCACCTTTATGCGTGTCATCGAAGTGCTGCACACACTGATCCGAAGTCCCGAAGGGGCTGCCGTCAGCAATGAGTCCATGTGCGAGGTGATGCTCAGttgctttaaaatttgttttgaacCGCGCCTCAGTGAATTGCTGCGACGCTCGGCCGAGCAATCGCTCAAGGATATGGTGTTGCTATTCTTTATGCGTTTGCCACAATTCACGGAGGATCGTAGTGACACTGTTCTACAAAAGCGATTCACCATCTCAGAAGCAGCTGGTGCACCGCCTGAGAAACATAAACGCAAAACATCACAGTCGCTCGCTGTGCAGCAGAAGGCACCGACAGGCGAAGAGCCGCCACAGACACCTCAAAGCACGCTCGCTGCACCGGCGCATTTAAAGGCGTCCATTCTGGCGACAACGCCTGCATCTCCAGCTGGCAATATTTTAGATATGCAGGGCAAGATCACGCAAACgccaaccacaaccacaacagcagccacagcacaACTAGATGCACCAGTTGATGTGCCAGCTATTCAAGTCGAGCAGTCAGCTGAGCCGGAGGAAACTGCTGATTGCGACGACGTGTCGTCGACGGCGGTGGCCACGCTGACCGAAGCGAACAGCAGTGAATACATCAACTCGGTTGGAGTTCGTTTTACGCAGCAAACATCTGCGGAGGATTCGGCTGCATTGTCCGCCACACTGACGCCATATGGTCTACCTTTTATTCAGGAATTGTTTCGATTTCTAATCATTCTGTGTAATCCTCTGGACAAACAGAATTCGGACAGCATGATACACACGGGTCTGAGTTTGCTTACCGTTGCTTTTGAGGTAGCCGCCGACAATATTGGCAAATACGAGACGCTGTTGGCGCTGGTTAAGGATGATTTGTGCAGGAACTTGATATCT CTGTTGACTTCGGAACGTCTGAGCATCTTTGCTGCTGATTTGcagctttgctttttgctaTTTGAATCGCTGCGCGGTCATCTAAAGTTCCAGTTGGAGGGCTATCTGAAAAAGTTAAGTGAAATTATTGCCAGTGACAATCCGAAAACTCCATACGAGATGCGCGAACTAGCACTTGACAATCTGCTTCAGCTGTGGCGTATTCCTGGCTTTGTCACTGAACTGTACATAAATTACGACTGCGATTTGTACTGCACCGATATGTTTGAGAGTCTCACCAATCTGCTGAGCAAGTACACGCTTTCTGCCACAAATGCGGTGTATAGCACTCACATCATCTCCATGGACACATTGATCAGCGTCATCGATTGCATTGAGCGCAATTGTGCTGCAGCTAAAAACAACGCTTCCGTTGTGCAAACAGCAGCATCGCAAGCTAATGTTGGCGGCAGTCGGCATTCGCGTCACAACAGCGGACTCGAGGGGATTGTTATCGACAATGGCGAGGAGCCGGTCGAGAATATTGCGAGCTTTATTAACAGCAGTTCACAGCGTCTGCGATTGCAATCAAAGAGCATGAGTGGCGACATTACCAGCGAACAGCTGGTCAACGTTAAGGAGAAGAAACGACTGCTGTCTAAGGGCACCGAGTGGTTTAATCAGCGACCCGACAAAGGTATACAATACCTGCAGGAGCATGGCATACTCCATGCCCAACTCGATCCCATGCAGGTGGCGCTCTTTCTGCGCGAGAATCCAGGTCTCGACAAGAAAATGATTGGCGAATATATTTCCAAAAAGAAGAATGTGGACTCGAAGATTCTAATCAATTTCGTCGACTCGTTCGATTTTACGGGACTCCGCGTAGATCAGGCGCTGCGTCTCTATTTGGAGACGTTCCGTTTGCCCGGTGAAGCCCCTTTGATATTCCTCGTCCTGGAGCACTTCTCAGATCATTGGCAC AATCAAAACAAGGAGCCATTTGCCAATACGGATGCCGCCTTTCGCTTGGCGTATGCCATCATTATGCTGAACATGGACCAGCATAATTCCAATGCCAAGCGTTTGAATGTGCCAATGACTCTGGAGGATTTCACAAAGAATTTGCGTGGCCTAAATGGTGGTGAGGACTTTGATCAAGAAATGCTGGGACAGATATTCAATGGCATTAA AAACGAGGAGATCGTGATGCCTGCTGAGCAGACTGGACTCGTGCGTGAAAACTATTTGTGGAAGATGCTGTTGCGACGCGGCGCCACCCACGATGGTCACTTCCACTATGTGCACGACGCCACTTACGATGTGCAAATCTTTAACATTGTTTGGGGCGCCTCATTGAGTGCGCTCAGCTTTATGTTTGACAAGAGCACTGAGACGGGTTACCAGCGCACCTTGGCTG gCTTTAGCAAATCTGCAGCTATATCGGCGCATTATAATCTTCATGCTGATTTTGATGCACTCATTCTGACATTGTGCAAATTTACAACATTGCTAAGCAGCGTCGAGCAACACGAACCGGTGCCGGCAAACAACGAGATTCAACAGGCGGTCAACTTTGGACTCAATGCCAAGGCGCAGTCGGCAATGCGAACTGTATTTCTGCTGGTGCACGGTTATGGCGACTGTTTGCGTGAGAGTTGGAAGCATATTTTGGATCTGTTTCTGCAGCTATTCCGTCTGAAACTGCTGCCCAAAACTCTCATCGAGGTGGAGGACTTTTGCGAGCCCAACGGCAAGGCTTTGCTCATATTGGAGAAGCCACGCGAGAAACAGGAGCAAAGTCTGTTCTCCAGCTTGTATTCGTTCATTAGTTCAGAAGGACAGCGTGAGCCAACGTACGAAGAGCAGGACTTTATCAAGCATGGGCGAAAGTGCATCAAGGAGTGTCAACTAGATCAAATGCTGCAAGAGTCCAAGTTTGTGCAACTGGAATCGCTGCAGGAGCTACTGAAATGTGTGTTGTCGCTGATAAAAGCGCCAGAGGCGCCAAAATCTTCTGGCCAGGCATATGCCGAAGATATCACCGTCTTTTGGATGGAGTTTCTGGTCAAGATTGTAGTACATAATCGGGATCGCATGATTCCCCTGTGGCCCGCGGTACGTGATAAAATGTATCAACTTCTGCATGGTAGTGCCCAGAATGGTTACGATTATCTACTCAATCGTTGTATTGTGGCCGTGCTGAAGCTGGCAATCTATTTGATGCGGAACGAGGAGCTCTGTCCCATTGTGCTTCAATCTCTCAAAATGCTGTTGACACTTAAACCGGTACTCTTGCTGCGCATCTCCAAGCAAGTCTCAATTGGCATCTATGAGCTGCTTAAAACTTCGGCGCAAAACATACACTCCGAGCAGGATTGGCAGATAATCTTCAATTTGCTTGAATGTGTGGGCGCTGGCGCTGTGCCGCCCAACTTTGAGGATgcactgcaacaacaacaacagcagcagcagaccaATGGACACGCCGCATCGGATGGCGCTTTAAGCGGAGAGGAGGATGCCACAGGAGCAGCAGTGGATCGGGGTTATACATCTGATTCGGAGCTGAGCAAAGCGACTAGCACTGTGGCATCTACCTCGAGTCCCAGCGCAGAGAACTGGATACTGGTCAACAATAAGGACAGCGAGCTAACGACAGCATCCAG GCCACAATCACCGCCTAGCTCAAGCACGCCAGTGGCAAGCACATTGGTATTCAATTGCCAACTGCTGGATCATGCGCCCTTCGCGCTATTCAAGTGCTGGGATTCGCTGGCCTTTATTGTGCGGAGCGTCGCTCACATTACGCCCTACAACTTTGAGGCGTGCGTACGGTGCATACGCATCTTTGTCGAGGCCTGTCGCGATGGTGGCATACGTCAGCGTCGCAAGTTCGAGTCGGTTGCCAAGAAGCGCAACGTGAAGAAGCGGCAGGATTACTCTCGAGAACTTAGCGGCACCATGTCGATATCCACTGGAAATCTAACTTCGCTGGCAGATGGAACTGATAGTCAGCAACCAAATGCCGCCGAGCAGGAGGAGTTGGCGCAGCGGTATGAGCAACTGTCCATACAGCTGTTGGATCTGATGTACACATTGTATACGCGCACAGCGCAAATCTTCCGCTGGTGGGCCGAGGAGGGATGCACGGTGCCACAGTCGTCGGCACTCTGGACGCCTGGCTGGTGTCCTCTGCTGCAGGGCATCGCTAGGCTGGCCATGGATCGGCGGCGTGAGGTGCGCACACATGCCATCTCTTGTCTTCAGCAACGTGCGCTCTTGGTGCACGACTTGCAGACCCTGTCGGGAGCGGAGTGGAGCTCCTGCTTCCAGCATGTGCTGTTCCCGCTGCTGAACGAGCTGCTGCCAGAGAGTGCGTCGGCTGCCCAGCTAGATGCATCGTTGTTGGAGGAGTCACGCATACGCACGGCCACGATTATGTCGAAAATGTTTCTACAGCATCTGACGACACTCATCGAGCTGGGTGGCACCTTCAATGAGTTGTGGCTCGACATTCTCGGGTACATTGAGCGCTTTATGAAGGTGGGATCGGACACGCTTTCGGAGCAGATGCAGGAGATACTGAAAAACATGTTGCTGGTGATGCATTCGGTGCGTGTGTTTCACAATCAGGACGGAACACTGCAACAGGCGCTTTGGGAGCTGACTTGGCGTCGCATTGGTGAATTTCTGCCCAATCTTAAATCGGAGCTGTTCCACGACGAAG ATTTGGTCTCGCCAGCTATTTCGCTGGACATAACCAAAGTCGTTTATGATCATTCCATGTCACTGCCATTGCTGCCAACTCATAACTATGATTTGGCACCGTTTTCAGTATGCACCGCTAAGAGTCTGGACTATGCAACTCAGACGGCCGAGCTGGTGAAGCGGCATAAAAAACCCTGGGCACGTTTGCGTTTCAAGCTCAAGTTACTCAAGAGTTTGGCCAAGAAGATTAAATCcaatcaaatcaattga